The following are encoded together in the Bacteroidales bacterium MB20-C3-3 genome:
- a CDS encoding acyltransferase, with amino-acid sequence MKKGHPNDWNGKSRGGAAGYLIFVFLIKRFGLGAAYVLLSFVALYFIPFAPSSTKWVWFYSRHILHKSRLASLKFLYLNYFNLGIALIDKTAASSGLYSKFTFLFDEPDDVKEILSGDSGALIIGAHFGNWEVGAPYFGKYGKKMSVVMMDEEYRNIKSILDRENKLGAFSVIPVSEDSLDHIFHIRDAISGGGYVAMQGDRLTPNGKNMEAKFLGQGAHFPLGPFVLASRTDSPVIFYFAVREGFKKYRFIFRLFKGDEMSRKRGGERIILNAYVDELERAVISAPEQWYNFYKFWL; translated from the coding sequence ATGAAAAAGGGGCACCCGAATGATTGGAATGGAAAATCCCGTGGCGGAGCAGCCGGATACCTTATCTTTGTATTTCTGATAAAAAGATTTGGTCTCGGGGCAGCTTATGTATTACTTTCATTTGTTGCTCTCTATTTTATTCCCTTTGCACCCTCATCAACAAAATGGGTCTGGTTTTATTCCAGACATATATTGCATAAAAGCAGATTAGCCTCCCTTAAGTTTTTGTATCTTAATTATTTCAATCTTGGTATTGCTCTGATTGATAAAACAGCGGCATCTTCAGGATTGTACAGTAAATTCACTTTTCTTTTTGATGAACCTGATGATGTGAAGGAGATATTGTCCGGAGATTCAGGAGCATTAATAATTGGAGCCCATTTTGGTAATTGGGAGGTGGGTGCGCCATATTTTGGCAAATATGGAAAAAAGATGAGCGTGGTTATGATGGATGAAGAGTATAGAAATATTAAATCTATTCTGGATAGAGAGAACAAACTGGGAGCCTTCTCTGTAATTCCGGTCTCTGAAGACTCTCTGGATCATATATTTCATATACGAGATGCAATTTCAGGCGGCGGGTATGTTGCCATGCAGGGTGACAGGCTTACACCTAATGGTAAAAATATGGAGGCAAAGTTTCTTGGACAGGGAGCGCATTTCCCTTTGGGACCATTTGTTCTGGCATCAAGAACTGATTCTCCGGTGATTTTTTATTTTGCTGTCAGGGAGGGTTTTAAAAAGTACAGATTCATTTTCAGGCTGTTCAAAGGAGATGAGATGAGCAGAAAGAGGGGTGGTGAGAGGATTATCCTCAATGCCTATGTGGATGAGCTGGAGAGGGCAGTAATTTCTGCTCCGGAACAGTGGTATAATTTTTATAAATTTTGGCTATGA
- a CDS encoding phosphopantetheine-binding protein codes for MIDQALIEKINNVLAEEFEVDIETISPEAPLMQTLDLDSLDLVDMVVLIEHNFGFTVVAKDFVGIKTFNDFYHFINNRLNEKGAPE; via the coding sequence ATGATAGATCAAGCCCTTATAGAAAAAATAAACAATGTACTGGCAGAGGAGTTTGAAGTAGATATTGAAACAATTTCACCTGAGGCTCCCCTGATGCAGACCCTTGATCTGGACAGCCTGGACTTAGTGGATATGGTGGTTCTCATTGAGCATAACTTTGGCTTTACGGTCGTTGCCAAGGATTTTGTTGGTATTAAGACCTTCAATGATTTTTATCACTTTATCAACAACAGGTTAAATGAAAAAGGGGCACCCGAATGA